Genomic DNA from Salvia miltiorrhiza cultivar Shanhuang (shh) chromosome 1, IMPLAD_Smil_shh, whole genome shotgun sequence:
TCACAGCGAGAAGCTCGCCATTGCGTTTGGATTGCTCAAAACCCCGGAAAACAGCACTCTGACCATCATGAAGAACCTTAGAGTTTGCAATGACTGCCACTCTGCCATCAAGTATATATCCAAACTGGCTGGTAGGGAGATTGTTGTTAGAGACGCCACTCGTTTCCACCATTTCAAGGATGGTTCGTGTTCATGCAGGGATTACTGGTGAAGCATAGTAGAGATCGCCTCATTACACACTTCAGTTGATCACTGTCATCATCAAATTTTGCGGAGGTAAAAGATTTTTTGGGGGTTTCTCATTCATTGAGTTagaaatattcaatttttttaggtGTTTTGATGCAAATTTACTTGGATTTCAACTTTGTTCAAGTTATGTTCACTTTATTTTCCTATAGTTCATATTATTGTTTCTTAGTATAAGTATGAATCACAGTCTCCACCCTTTGAACAGCATAACCATTCGAGTTAATGGTGGGCGAGCAAGTGGATCATCGTCTAGAACTGTACATGGCACACAGCCCCCTTCTCCGGCGAAGGGCGCCGCGACAACCCACCACGACTCACGCCTCGTCCCCCTTTTCTCTCTATCCCCTCCCTCGTTTCTACAGAATACAATCCCTCATCAACGAAATCTCTAAATTGAAAGAAAAACCCCCTCACTTTGTCTCTCAGCACACCAACACAAAGGTTTAAGTCTAATTTCTCAAATACAGTATATAACTCAATTCTATATACAAAGCATACAAATCAACATATAAAATGAAACAAAACAAATACTCCATATATCAAACAAAAAGTCATATGCAATTGAAGTTCATGTAATATCAATGCCTATGCACACATGCAAGCTAAAATTGTAGAATTATTACACGTGCCATGAATCCAAAAAATGTGGTCTACTGCCATCCCAGCAATTGATGAATCCAAAACAAGATTGTCAATTAATGTGGTCTACTTCCATCCCGATCTCTCTCCTAGAAAGTCAATGAAAATGAGAAAGAGAAGCCCAAAAATGAGAGTCATGGAGGAGGCAGTGAAGCATTTTGCTATGTCAGTCCAGCCAAGAGATATCCTGAGAAAATCGCAAACGGCTATGACGAATCCGGCAATGCAAAATACAAATCGGGTCACCTCCATGCGCGTAGGCGCATATATGAAACGGCGGGAAATGCCTGTACGTGCCTGCGAGGCAACTTGATCGGAATCAACATTTTCAGAATCATCATCACTCGTCTCCGCACGGTTCTTGTAGTTCAGGATGAACAGGCTGAGCTCGGTTATGTACAGTAGGACAGGACTTGCGATAGCCATACGCTCCAATTTCTTTCCCCCGGTGAAAACAGCCACCTCATTTCCAAACAAAACTAGAAGAACCAACAAAATCCACTGAAAATGACAAAACAATGCAAATATGTTATATTAAATGGGATTAGTAATCTTTCCTTTTAATATGCAAAGAAAATAATGAAgtataaaacaaaacaaaaactaaataGACAAGACAAAACAAAAGGAGATCGTCCCCAACAAACTACCGATTACTTATACAGCAAAATGACCCAAATCACTCGTCCCATTATAGTAGGTTTAATGGACTAAATAGGCCCAATATTAAATTTGGGCTTCAACAGCACTGTCCTTGGAAATAATGTTTCTCAAAACCCATTAATTCCAATGTGACAAATTAAAATAGTTTCTATACCACATTACCACCCTAggtgaaaaataatttatttatctcggTCGTCATATTAGTCTATCAGAATACATAGAAaacatatttattaattttatcataCATAAAATTCAACCAACAAATATCAATCCATAGACATTAAAAAACCAGAAAAAGTGAAGTGATTTTCAACTTCGATAACCATTCCAAGGTTTATTAAGAAAACCCTAAACTTCAACTAATATACCATACCATAAATGCATAAACAACTCTCAATTATGCAAAattagatataaaaaaaaaacagaaaagtgAAGTGATTTTCAACTTCGATAACCATTCCAAGGTTTATTAAGAAAAACCCAAAACTTCAACCAATAATCCATACCATAAATGCATCAACAACTCTCAATTATGCAAAATTCTAATCAAGTACTATCAAAAACTACAAATCAAAGGTATATATCACTCGAAAATTAAAGTAAAACTGTTAAACACTTCAATCCTAACCCTAGAATTCTCAATCAATATTTTCCTTCGGTGTGTTTCCAACAGATTGGAGAACAATAATCACTATGAGATTTTTGCCGAAAAACATAATTCATGGTTACGTACCCCAATGTACTTCGAATCCATGGTGCTCGGATCGGAGTGAGAAGCCTCCTAGAGAGAAGCCTCGGTGccgagaggagagagagaccaACCCAGCCTTCCAGAGAGATCGAAGAGATGATATTTTTTGTGCGAGTACGTAGAGAGGGATAGTTTTATGCGTGAAGATGGTGTTATAGGAATCAAATTTGGCGGGAGACCTTGTTACATGTCATTGTCTCCTTAAGAATTGATTATATGGAGTTGTAACACACTAACTACTGTGGGCTGTTGTGCACACGTGGAAGATTAAGGTAAGAAATAAGAAGCACACGTGGAGGAAGAatgtaattaaattaagaaTCACTACAATTTCACTCTTAACCATTTTAATGATTTATCGGCGATTCATTTCCTTTTCAtcgtttttcctttttattttgagAGGCAACTCTAGCAAATTCAATCAGAATTGTGCCACGTACGTAACACAACTAATAAATGGATTAATTGTGTTGtgtgtaaatacacaaattttgagCACTTGTTTTAATTCACATGCACAAACTTATTGTTCCTCTTATTTTATCCTAAGATGTAttgtcaacaaaaaaaaaacaattaatgtCGTATACTTAACTTGAGTATTGTATTGTTTTTACCATCGACCAATTTCCGTGTTAGTATCAATTTTGAAGGAAAACAAATTTAGTGGAAAAAATTAGACAATCATTAGATTTGTATATTTAGATTTAAAAAGTTAGTTAATTACCCCCTCcccctaaaaaaagaaaattagaaaatataaagttataaataatcatatttatTAATACATGagttaattgcaccaaaatacacgaattttagtcattttttcattttgcataccaaatttaaaaaattacattttaaaCCATAAATTTTGTAACTCATTCAATTTTCCATAAAATTCAACTTCAATATATACGCCTAAAATGTTAAATCACACGTCGGATTTTAGGATGTTGAAGTTGAATTTTATGGAAAATTGAATGAGTTGCAAAGCtcatgatttaaaatgtaataatttttaaaattcgcgtgcaaaaaaaaaatgactaaaatttatatattttggtgcaattaacccttaataaattgatcaacatattataactatatatatatatatctagttGGTTACGCAGAAGGAATTTTATATATACTCATTAATCTTCCTCTCGAGTCACTATTATACTCTAGTCACTATTATACTCTACATACTTCATAAAGCAAGCggcaaaaagaaaaacaacttTATGATAGCCCCTACGTTGCCATAGGCTATTTGTATATGCGCCCCCAAACCTAATGCTAAAATACACGACAAAGAGCAGAAATACTATCTCCAACTATTCTTCTACATTTGATTTGAGCTTTGCGGCATAGTCATAtagattaatttaattagacATCATATCACAGATTTTCACTTTTgtttattcaataaataaaagaagaaaactCTAGAATTATAAATTACCGAGTGCCGGTTTCTTGTTTGCTTCTCCATTTGAATCTACGACAATCTCCGttgcatttttattttccaTACTCTTGTCGGAttcaataaaaatcaaatttactTCTATATATTGACACTCAACGCATATATCAGTAATCTGTAATTAATTTGTCATTATATTGGAAGAAAATACCATATTATTTTGTGTTAATACGGTAAGAATATAGAGCAGAGGTATATAGACAAATTAAAAAGACTAGTACggccattcgtgcgatgcacgacgaacatcaaaattaaacaaaaatttaaataaataaataaatataaatatcaaataaaattataatatagataaatataaaatacattttaaaaataaaataaaataaactaatccACGTCAATTACTCAATGAAATCCTGAAtttgaatatataaatttttaactttgtataaagcgtaatgataattaaaatttaaaaaatttcgataataaaaattagcattacgcattattatcattatagagtattacacgtcataataaataaataaataaatattttttttcatacacaaacataactaaaaagttgtaaaactttaataaagagagagaaaatatgatattttaaattttaatctttttcatatcttatttgtttttaaattcatttttcatgattttgatactttattaaatttaaaatgcatattaaatattttttttcatgaatcaaatgtaACAATGTTtcgaaaagaattaaaatacattaaaaaaaatagtgaaaagattagtgggagaagagagagaaaaaagaaagggaaaaattggaggaaaaaaaactcctcttttaaatattatatagattttgctAGAATTAAATCGAGAAGTCTGTTTTTTTAATATCCACGGCTATTCATTTAATCACAAAAATACGTGATATgcatataggggtgggctaccgtgagagcacatcttaaaataagaaataagagcaatttttaatgtatgaattttatgtagaacacgtatgaattagctgtatacatgtatgaattgtgaaaaataaatttttgctacctttagattcgaacttaggaccataaatccatccaatcggattacaaatcaaccgtaaatcttgatgatctaagggggctaaaaataatttttattttatatcttaagaaatgttcttattttagcccttccctatgcATATATGTGATTAATATGTGTCACCACTCACATATATAATATCCACGAGTATTTTTCATGCATATTTTTACAAAACTACGTGCAATTAGTTAAAGATATGTAGGTTGGGAAATTGTGGGTTTGTTTAGGAATGGACTTATACAGGTTAGCCCGTTTGGCCCAAAGCGGATTAGGTTAGTCAGGATTGGGCCAGTGGGCTTTTAATTTAGAGGGTGTTCGGCTGAGCTAATAAATTCttgaaaataatttacttaatcatatcaatttattttttaaaattaaatacgtatttaattaaatgaatctgGTCAAATTGAATTGACAAAGCAATTCAAACTCTACTAATCTCAATCATTCCGTCAATTAAAcgtagatttttaatttgaatagCAAGAGCTTCTTCTTGTATAGATTTTAATTAGGTGaaatcttattttaaaaaaaaaaaacaatgtgaAATAAGgcgatttatatgaattcttcacttgattgagattattataaatttgatacaagattaaagatttcaaatatattttagcatcttatcctctattgttctttattatctaaattcttcatttatactaatttcataatctatatctatctatctatctatctatccatctattattattattattattattattattattattattattattattattattattattattattattattattattatagatgaaactgaaacaaataatatttttaggtatgaaaaatatatttttcttcacgATAcagataaaatatataaaataaaactaaaattttaattattttgatagaggtaaaataagattttatttttaagtaatcggtttatagaatttgtgcttTATTATGCAAATATGTAaatcaatttattattttcatcatatatcattcaagttcatttatcTTCGATTCTTtcactctaaaaaaatattttctctctcaaaaaaaatattctctGTCTAACTTATAGGCTCGATAAAAAGTTCACGTGGCACATCTGATGAGATAGAAATACACTTATGGCACCATAAAATTGTAGCCACGTGGAATCCAGTGTACCTAGTGGATTTTCCGATACCAAAAATTGGCGCTCGTGACATCATTGAAAAAATGTTAATTAttatagagtggatttttaaaatgaccactttgaaatagtaaacttaaaaattatccactaaaataaaaacataaaaaaatggccactgttaccaaaatacccttccacattaaaaattaaaaaaatggccactttacatcacccctttaaaaaatcccgcaattcacaaccagtgtgaattcacaaccaaaaatttttggttgtgaattcacactggttgtgaattctgagaattcacaaccagtcgaattgtcaaccagaattttttgtttgtgaattcacaactagtcgaattcacagccaaaatttaattcacaaccagtcgaattcacaaccaaaaattaattcacaactagaattttttggttgtgaattcacaacaaacgaattcacaaccaaaatttaattcacaaccagaatttattttggttgtgaattcaagtagttgtgaattttgggtttttaaagtttgaattcacaattaaaattagaatttattttggttgtaaattcaaaaatattaagttgtgaatttggagtttttaaagtttgaattcacaataaaactaaaatttattttgattgtggattcgagttttagttgtgaattcatagttgtggttgtgaattcaagaatattcagttgtgaattcatagatgtggttgtgaattcaaaaacattaagttgtgaattcatagacgTGGTCGTAAATTCAAgaaaattaagttgtgaatttataaattctgttgtgaattcaagaacaataaaaaaaatacaagaaatttAGTATGTTTCTCATAAAAAATTCAACCAATGAGCATAAGAGAGAGATCTAAGCTACATAAATTCTACATATCTCTAAAGGACATTCCCCAAAATTGGCAGAAAATGACAACAGCAGCTCCACGATTGTGAAATGCACACCTCCCCCATAAACTCATTATTGCAGCAAGGAATCAAGGAAAAGTTACACAAGGAAAAAGGCACCAGTGAATTGCGCCTTTTCTCTCTTCCCATAACCGCTTCCCAAGCACTCCAATCCCTAAATTTATCCCCAAATTCCTTCTTTCTCTGCAACTTCGCATCTACTTCGACGATTTCATCCCATCCCTCCCCCATGACGACCTACTCAACGCCGCTCAGATTTATTTCGTCCTCCCTACCGCCAAGCTTTAGTATCGCCTCGCCGCATTCGACATGGCGGCGTTGGCCATCGAGGCCATCCTGGCGCTCGACCAAATCGGCCGCCCAAAAAGAAAGCTCAGATCTACCCTACTTGGACGGCGATGGAGGATCCGCAGTCGAATCACACCGTTAATCACGGCTGAGCTCGAACGCGGCCACTGTGAAGTAGGGAACGAACTCCGCCTGATGAGGAGGTTTTGACGGAGAAGGTGAAATTGTTggcagagagaaagagaggagatTTCAGGCTGCGGCGGCAACTTCGCCGGAGAAGCTGCCTCGCCAGGAatttcaggcggcggcggcagaggcGACGACgacggaggcggaggcggtgacCGGCGACTgtcgagagagagaagaaatgcAACTGTGGATTGGGAGatgaaaggagagagagagcgagcgaGAGAAGTGATGGAGTATTTTTgactggccatttttttaaattttaaagtgaagggtaattttgtacttttacacaaaaactggccaattttttatgtttttatttcataggccaaaatttaattttactatatgaaagtggctatatttatatattaacacaTTATTATACATCGTTTgtcaaaaattacaaaatgtgATACTATTGAAGAAAATGTCAAACATTTGTGACAATatatgttactccctccgtcccacgcaCCTTCATAATCCACTTCACTTTTTTACATATATTAACAAAATGCAATAAATAGTGcttgaaaaattcaaatagtacttaaaaaatacaaaatatatataattattcaattttgccctgatttattctatgtttgactatatttaaataatgttactttggaaaaaaaagaaatttaatgttaatttagTTTAAAAAGTGGACTATATTGTAGGACATCTAAAAAATGAAGAAGGGACTATGAAGgcgggacagatggagtattttttattttaaagtgttttgacaaataaaatcacgaactagtTTAATATGATAAATTTAATATGATTTTTGATGTATGACGAATTAaatcattaatttttaaatttttataattttgtttCTCAAATTTTTTTGGGTTGCCGAAGTGCTGAATTGGAGCTTACGTAGATTAATAAAGACGACATCATTTTTGTAAGGCCTAAATGACGTTGTTTCATacaattttaattgattttttttttcaaattataaagAGGTTGTATCCCGTATCTAcaccttaattttcaatattcaatcattttattacaAACAacgtcgtaacatgaatattacgtaGCGAACTAATCCACATAAACTCCAACCCAATAATCCGGCAATCGAAAAAAAGTTGGGGGACGAAACTGCAAAAGTTGAAAatgtggtgatttaattcgccacacttcaaaattcacgttaaaattgcaatatCGAActaattcatgattttatttgccaaaatcaTTATTTTGAAAATCTACACATACGATACTCCCTCCGTATGCTACGAGTATGTTGCTCTGGTTGGGATACAAGTTTTGATAAAATGGTGATTtctgtattatatatatatagggagaggttcaataGAGACCATCATCTACACAAATAATAGAGACCAAATCTTGTTCATTGATCTTACATGATATGTTAGATGTGGCTCAAGGTTATAATTGTCATTCCATAATAATCATAATCGTATAATCCCTTAATTAACATCAAtcaaatcttatttaattttagaaacTTAACATTTCTGATACGCTAGTTACGATAATATATAGAAGGTTTTCATTCAATTATTTATGTTCATGATCAACtattgatttttattattatttgggttTGAAATCTGGACGTCCTTTCCTCCGCTGCCGCCGTCCTCTCCTCTCCCGCCGCCGCCTCAGATCTCTCCAGCGACCGTGCCGCCCTCCTCGCCCTCCGGTCGACGGTGGGGGGGCGCACCATCTTCTGGAACACAACCGCCAGCAACTCCTGCGACTGCACGGCTCAGTAGCAACATTGATTTCTCGACTTAGCAACCGGCCggcttacggccttcgtttctcattCTCcctacgacgaaaaaggatcgagaaaccaccctCATGTAGCCCGATCTATTTGTATATGCGTCCCAAAACCTAATGCTAAAATACACGACAAAGAGCAGAAATACTATCTCCAACTATTCTTCTACATTTGATTTGAGCTTTGCGGCATAGTCATAtagattaatttaattagacATCATATCACAGATTTTCACTTTTgtttattcaataaataaaagaagaaaactCTAGAATTATAAATTACCAAGTGCCGGTTTCTTGTTTGCTTCTCCATTTGAATCTACGACAATCTCCGttgcatttttattttccaTACTCTTGTCGGAttcaataaaaatcaaattcacTTCTATATATTGACACTCAACGCATATATCAGTAATCTGTAATTAATTTGTCATTATATTGGAAGAAAATACCATATTATTTTGTGTTAATACGGTAAGAATATAGAGCAGAGGTATATAGACAAATTAAAAAGACTAGTACGTATTCAGATTTGAATCTGAAAAGGGCCATTTAAcgaacatcaaaattaaacaacaatttaaataaataaataaatataaatatcaaataaaattataatatagataaatataaaatacattttaaaaataaaataaaataatccacgtCAATTACTCAATGAAATCCTGAAtttgaatatataaatttttaactttgtataaagcgtaatgataattaaaattattaaataaaatttaaagaatttcgataataaaaattagcattacgcattttttttttagtaatgcAATCACCATTATCTTTTCAATTGTAACAAAGTCAAAACTCAAAACTACATCACAACGCAGAAAAGTAGcatgaaattttcaaaaacCACCTTCTCACAAAGCTAACCCCCCAATCatacaaataaaatttaagcACCCGACATGACTTCCTAGTTCCTACCACGAATGTAACAATTCCCTACACCCTCAATATTTAATCACAACCACCAGCTAGATATCATCAAAACTAAATACCAACATAAGGAAGGCAAGAGcagcaaaaaataattattctgAAAATTGGCTAGCTTTACTATTATCCATCATTTACATATCAACCAAGAAGAAACGACTTTATGGAACAGCTTCAGTGCACCTTCTTCAGCAGAGAAGCTAATCAACAAAAGACCTCTAAACCCCAGCATACTTATCTGCTAGGCATTCCTCACCATTGTCAAAGTAGAATTCTCTTATCTTCTCGAAAGCGTGCCAGGTCAGCATGCTATCAGAGCCCGCTTGGTGACACTTTCCTACTGCACGGTCCACGCCAAGAGACCGCGCCACCCTATCTAACCCACCATGAAGCCCCTCACAGAACCTCATCAAATGCTTGATATCATAAACATGATTCCCAAAAATAACCCTAAGCAAATTGAGAAACTCAGATAACCGAAATCATACCCGCTGTGGAAGGTGATGTATGTGACATTGTCATTGCAGAGCAGGCCAGACGACATCATGAGCTCCGCGAAGCGCGAGGTGGAGACGCCGTGCTTGCGAGTGGAATCGAAGTCGATGCCCTGGTGCCGGAGGAGGTCGATCCATATAtcattatagagtattacacataaattttttcatacacaaacataactaaaaagttgtaaaattttaataaagagagagaaaatatgatattttaaattttaatctttttcatatcttatttgttttaaattcatttttcatgattttgatactttattaaatttaaaatgcatattaattttttttttcatgaatcaaatgtaACAATGTTTCGAAAAGAATTgaaatacattaaaaaaaaaatagtgaaaagaaTATtagtgggagaagagagagaaaaaagaaagggaaaaattggaggaaaaaaactcatcttttaaatattatatagattttgctAGAATTAAATCGAGAAGTctgttttttaatatatatccACGGCTATTCATTTAATCACAAAAATACGTGATATGCATAtagggtgggctaccgtgagagcacatcttaagagcaatttttaatgtatgaattttatgtagaacacgtatgaattagctgtataaatgtatgaattgtgaaaaataaatttttgctacctttgggattcgaacttaggaccataaatccatccaaccggattacgaatcaaccgtaaatcttgatgatctaagggctaaaaatgattcttattttatatcttaagaaatgctcttattttagccctttcCTATGCATATATGTGATTAATATGTGTCACCACTCTCAAATAATAGAGACCAAATCCTGTTCATTGATCTTACATGATCAGACGAATCATATTCATCCATTTACATTCATATTAGATGTGGAGCAAGGTTATAATTGCCATTCCATAATAATCATAACCGCATAATCCCTTAATTAACATCAAtcaaatcttatttaattttagaaacTTAACATTTCTGATACACTAGTTACGATAATATACAGAAGGTTTTCATTCAATTATTTACGTTCATGATCAACtattgatttttattattatttgggttTGAAATCTGGACATCCTCTCCTCCGCTGCCGCCGTCCTCTCCTCTCCCGCTGTCGCCTTAGATCTCTCCAGCGACCGTGCCGCCTTCCTCGCCCTCTGGTCGACGGTGGGGGCCCACCCTCTTCTGGAACACAACCGCCAGCAACTCCTGCGACTGCACGGCTCAGTAGCAACATTGATTTCTCGACTTAGCAACCGGCCGACTTATGGCCTTTGTTTCTCGTTATCCCTACGACGAAAAAGGACCAAGAAACCACCCTCATGTAGCCCAATCTACCTCGCACAAGGACAACCAAGTCGTAGACCTTCACTGCTATAAACACCATTGCGAAACGATGATCGGAAAACCCCCCGGCTAACAGCTTTTATTCTTGCTCACATAGACGAAGGTGAGTCGAAGCCTTTGTTTCGATGAATTCCTGTTTCTCAAAAATCTTGGGAATTTTGTGGGGTATAGATAGGATTGTGGTGAACATTCATGCAAATTTTCAAGTCATTTGAATTTCATTTACTACTCTTTTAAAATTCAAGATCTTCCACTGCCAGTTTCTGTTAAAACTTTCGTATGGCAGACACTTAAGTCATCTTTTTCAGTAACCATCTGTTGAGATTTACTTCTCAACTTTTTATGGtgtgaagatatatgtgttagatatacacatataaaatttgagatcATTtcgacaacatttactatttttcaaaaatccgaACTTCAGGTTGCCTGAAACTGCCAAATCTGGTAGATAATGGGAAAATggccatatctcttaaactacttggagtttttcaacatacgttttttaaaaattaaactaGATTCAAAgtggtttctattgatataaaattcgagtCCAGGTGAGTTCTGAGTAAAAGCAGTAAGAGATggtatgttcgtataaaaaacaaatgaacatactaatgttcttcgatatgttcgtataaaaacaaatgaacatactaatgttcattgatatgttcGTTGAAATAGATCAGGTCCCTGGGAAGAGTGGAAGGCCGCGGTGGCCGAGTTCAAGAGGGAGAGAGATCTGAATGTGGGTATGTGAGAGGGAGATggtatgttcgtataaaaaacaaatgaacatactaatgttcgtcgatatgttcatataaaaacaaatgaacatactaatgttcattgatatgttcgttgaaatagaaaatgaacatactaatgaaaCCTACAATATTGATCCATCCTATCGGATTGAATCCCACCAGAATAGAAAATGAGGAATTCACGGGATTTCTTAACATGCCAAATTCGTTGAAATGGAGTATTACTTATTTGTCCTTCAGTGGCCAAATATAAGCAATttaacaatatttaattacatgaaaattaaTATCATGGAATTATATTGACCCTTGATTCAGATTGATCCAATGATCATGATAC
This window encodes:
- the LOC130994459 gene encoding uncharacterized protein LOC130994459, yielding MDSKYIGWILLVLLVLFGNEVAVFTGGKKLERMAIASPVLLYITELSLFILNYKNRAETSDDDSENVDSDQVASQARTGISRRFIYAPTRMEVTRFVFCIAGFVIAVCDFLRISLGWTDIAKCFTASSMTLIFGLLFLIFIDFLGERSGWK